In one Polynucleobacter sp. JS-JIR-5-A7 genomic region, the following are encoded:
- the ndk gene encoding nucleoside-diphosphate kinase, whose amino-acid sequence MAIERTLSIIKPDAVAKNVIGKIYDRFESAGLKIVASRMAHLSQTEAEQFYGVHKDRPFFKDLVSFMISGPVMIQVLQGEGAIAKNRDLMGATDPKKADKGTIRADFADSIDANAVHGSDAPETAAVEVAFFFPGMNVFNR is encoded by the coding sequence ATGGCAATTGAACGCACCCTTTCTATTATCAAACCTGATGCTGTCGCTAAAAACGTCATCGGCAAAATCTATGACCGTTTCGAATCCGCTGGTTTGAAGATCGTTGCTTCCAGAATGGCGCATTTGTCACAAACCGAAGCTGAGCAGTTCTACGGCGTTCACAAAGATCGTCCTTTCTTCAAAGATTTGGTGAGCTTCATGATTTCTGGTCCAGTCATGATTCAGGTATTGCAAGGCGAAGGCGCGATTGCAAAGAATCGTGATTTGATGGGTGCCACTGATCCAAAGAAAGCAGACAAAGGCACTATCCGTGCTGACTTTGCTGACAGCATCGATGCCAACGCTGTTCATGGTTCTGACGCTCCTGAAACAGCTGCTGTGGAAGTTGCATTCTTCTTCCCAGGCATGAATGTTTTCAATCGTTAA
- the hflK gene encoding FtsH protease activity modulator HflK, whose product MMRKFLDLFSVNDPGWGNSHNNGSKDSKDAKEGQANEQAPKVEPDQNPPTGQPNKQPTKPDGPPDLDELWRDFNDKIAGIFGGKKKPGTNSGASAKKPNSGDIPPPSQRGGNGGGSAGPNFNFTNPFSSKSGPLVALAIFLFSWVCSGFFIIQEGQAGVVLSFGKYDYTAKPGINWHFPWPLQSAETVNLSGVRSVEVGRPVLIKATNQKDSSMLTEDENIIDVRFAVQYRLKDPTDYLFNNRDPDAAVIQAAETAVREIVARSKMDTVLYEGREKIGIDLANSIQKILDSYKTGIYVTSVTVQNVQPPEQVQAAFDDAVKAGQDQERLKSEGQAYANDIIPRAKGTAARLIQEAEGYKARVVATAEGDATRFKQILVEYSKAPQVTRDRMYIDTMREMYNNVTKILVDTTKSNSLLYLPLDKIVAQVSAETAQATGAPLNQGNTTSSSTPTGSVTVGGATGLNNPAPTTAAPVVSPSSSNDRSADKRDGLRSRDRESR is encoded by the coding sequence ATGATGCGTAAATTTTTAGACCTTTTTTCGGTCAATGATCCAGGTTGGGGCAATAGCCACAACAACGGATCCAAAGATTCCAAGGATGCCAAAGAAGGGCAGGCCAATGAGCAAGCTCCAAAAGTAGAGCCTGATCAAAATCCACCAACAGGTCAGCCAAATAAGCAGCCAACCAAGCCAGATGGTCCACCAGATTTGGATGAGTTGTGGCGCGATTTCAATGACAAGATTGCCGGTATCTTTGGCGGTAAGAAAAAGCCAGGTACGAATTCAGGCGCTTCCGCTAAAAAACCCAACAGTGGCGATATTCCTCCGCCATCACAGCGTGGTGGTAACGGTGGCGGTTCTGCTGGACCAAACTTTAATTTTACAAACCCCTTTAGCTCCAAGAGTGGTCCGCTAGTAGCGCTGGCGATCTTCCTCTTCTCTTGGGTGTGCAGTGGTTTTTTCATTATCCAAGAAGGTCAGGCGGGAGTTGTTCTGAGTTTTGGTAAATACGACTACACCGCTAAGCCTGGTATTAATTGGCATTTCCCATGGCCACTCCAGTCTGCTGAAACAGTCAATCTCTCGGGCGTGCGCTCCGTTGAAGTGGGCCGTCCGGTATTGATTAAAGCGACTAATCAAAAAGACTCTTCGATGTTGACTGAAGATGAAAATATTATTGATGTGCGTTTTGCTGTGCAATACCGCTTAAAAGACCCAACTGATTATTTATTTAACAATCGTGATCCTGATGCTGCAGTCATCCAAGCTGCTGAGACAGCCGTGCGCGAGATTGTCGCTCGTAGCAAGATGGATACTGTTTTATACGAAGGGCGCGAGAAGATTGGTATTGATCTTGCCAATTCGATTCAAAAGATTTTAGATAGCTATAAGACAGGCATTTATGTCACGAGCGTTACGGTACAAAACGTACAACCACCAGAACAAGTGCAAGCTGCATTTGACGATGCGGTGAAGGCTGGTCAAGATCAAGAACGCTTAAAGAGTGAAGGCCAGGCTTATGCCAATGACATCATCCCGCGCGCTAAGGGTACTGCAGCTCGCTTAATTCAAGAGGCAGAGGGCTATAAGGCTCGTGTAGTAGCTACTGCAGAGGGTGACGCAACTCGCTTTAAGCAAATCTTGGTGGAATATTCTAAGGCGCCACAAGTGACTCGTGATCGCATGTATATCGATACGATGCGCGAAATGTATAACAATGTGACTAAGATTTTGGTTGATACGACCAAGAGTAATAGTTTGTTGTATTTGCCGCTCGATAAGATTGTTGCGCAGGTCAGCGCAGAGACCGCACAAGCTACTGGCGCTCCTCTTAATCAAGGCAACACAACTTCTTCTAGCACCCCAACTGGTTCTGTCACAGTGGGTGGAGCAACAGGGCTTAATAATCCTGCGCCAACTACTGCAGCGCCTGTAGTAAGCCCAAGCTCTAGTAATGATAGGTCAGCGGATAAGCGCGATGGTTTGCGTAGTCGTGATCGGGAGAGCCGTTAA
- the hisS gene encoding histidine--tRNA ligase yields MTDQSKDAKAQAAQTKVQKMNGVRGMNDLLPADAAPWAHLEHVLRDLTRAYGYEFLRTPIVEATAVFQRGIGEVTDIVEKEMYSFEDRLNGEQLTLRPEGTAALVRSVIENNLLYEGPKRLWYTGPMFRHERPQRGRYRQFHQFGIEALGFAGPDIDAEIILMGQRLWDELGLKGVRLEINSLGQANERAEHRAALVTYFEKNQSQLDEDSQRRLLTNPLRILDSKNPEMQALIEDAPKLLDFLGEASLAHFNAVQALIKANNIPCKINPRLVRGLDYYNLTVFEWITDELGAQGTIAGGGRYDPLIERMGGKAAPACGWAMGMERVLELMKVSGSLPEAQAQCDVFVLHQGGETLTTAMIIAERLRSAGIDTILFCPPDGQSASFKSQMKKADASGAAFAVIIGPDELAKNEAQLKDLRGTGEQQSIPLEGVLEAVIDALVGASE; encoded by the coding sequence ATGACTGACCAAAGCAAAGACGCAAAAGCCCAAGCAGCGCAAACCAAAGTTCAGAAGATGAATGGTGTACGTGGCATGAATGATTTGCTGCCAGCTGATGCTGCGCCGTGGGCTCATCTTGAGCACGTCTTGCGGGATTTAACGCGCGCCTATGGTTATGAGTTTTTGAGAACGCCGATTGTGGAGGCGACTGCGGTATTTCAGCGAGGTATTGGTGAAGTGACCGACATCGTTGAAAAAGAAATGTATTCCTTTGAGGATCGTCTCAATGGCGAGCAACTCACTTTGCGTCCTGAAGGTACTGCGGCACTTGTGCGCTCGGTGATTGAAAATAATTTGCTCTACGAAGGACCTAAGCGTCTTTGGTATACCGGCCCGATGTTCCGTCATGAGCGTCCACAGCGTGGTCGCTATCGTCAGTTCCACCAGTTTGGGATTGAGGCGCTGGGCTTTGCTGGTCCCGATATCGATGCTGAAATCATTCTCATGGGTCAACGTCTGTGGGATGAGTTAGGTCTGAAGGGTGTTCGCCTGGAGATCAACTCTTTAGGTCAAGCCAATGAGCGCGCTGAGCATCGTGCCGCCTTAGTGACTTACTTTGAGAAAAATCAATCTCAGTTAGATGAAGATTCACAGCGTCGTTTACTCACCAACCCTTTGCGTATTTTGGATTCTAAAAATCCAGAGATGCAAGCCTTGATTGAAGATGCCCCCAAGTTATTGGATTTCTTGGGTGAGGCATCGCTGGCGCATTTCAATGCAGTGCAAGCCTTAATTAAAGCGAACAATATCCCTTGCAAGATTAATCCGCGTCTAGTTCGTGGCTTGGATTACTACAACCTCACCGTATTTGAGTGGATTACCGATGAGTTGGGTGCGCAGGGCACGATTGCGGGTGGTGGTCGTTATGATCCTTTGATCGAGCGCATGGGTGGTAAAGCAGCGCCAGCTTGTGGATGGGCTATGGGTATGGAGCGTGTTCTGGAATTGATGAAGGTGTCTGGCTCCTTGCCTGAAGCCCAAGCCCAATGCGATGTCTTTGTTTTACATCAAGGTGGCGAGACTTTAACTACCGCCATGATCATTGCCGAGCGTTTACGGAGCGCTGGTATTGACACTATCCTTTTCTGTCCCCCAGATGGTCAGTCTGCTAGCTTTAAGTCTCAAATGAAGAAGGCTGACGCCAGTGGTGCTGCCTTTGCCGTCATTATTGGCCCTGATGAATTAGCCAAAAATGAGGCTCAACTCAAAGACTTACGGGGCACAGGTGAACAGCAGTCTATTCCCCTAGAAGGTGTACTGGAAGCAGTAATTGACGCTCTGGTAGGCGCCTCCGAATAG
- the bamB gene encoding outer membrane protein assembly factor BamB produces the protein MVAMKVSVKRAVKRISSALLIGVVATALVACSGGSRVRKPAELVPVTNQFDLQPVWSTSVGSSETFNFHPVVAGDAVYAASHRGNLAKIELATGNKVWEASVPERLAIGPGSDGRVTVAVSIKGNVYAYDDSGKALWNVNVGSEVLSEPVVAGGVVVIRALDNRFIGLDTQTGVRKWIYQRQQSALSLRVGYGMLPINNEVIVTGFAGGRFGMIAMANGGLVWETPVSFPKGFSEIERLNDVTAKPSMQGDIICAVSYQGRIGCGQARTGNLLWFKDYSSYTGTAQGTELVFSANEKSYVTAFVAKDGTQAWENTQLTFRDVGEPLAVGRVLLMGDAQGYVHAFSQANGEMVARIRHDSSPISAAPIAVGGLILIQSQGGKIAAYSPK, from the coding sequence ATGGTCGCAATGAAGGTTTCAGTGAAGCGTGCAGTAAAACGCATTAGCAGCGCCCTGCTGATTGGGGTGGTTGCCACCGCTTTGGTCGCGTGTTCAGGCGGTTCACGCGTGCGCAAGCCAGCAGAACTGGTACCAGTCACTAACCAATTCGATTTGCAGCCGGTTTGGTCTACGAGCGTTGGCTCATCAGAAACCTTTAACTTTCATCCGGTCGTAGCGGGTGATGCAGTCTATGCAGCCTCACATCGTGGCAACCTAGCCAAAATTGAGTTGGCAACCGGCAATAAAGTCTGGGAAGCTTCGGTTCCTGAACGTTTGGCGATTGGCCCTGGTTCAGATGGCCGGGTTACCGTTGCTGTGAGTATTAAGGGCAATGTGTATGCCTATGACGATAGCGGTAAGGCTTTATGGAATGTCAATGTCGGTAGCGAAGTATTGAGTGAGCCGGTAGTTGCCGGTGGCGTGGTAGTCATTCGTGCGCTGGACAACCGCTTTATTGGTTTGGATACCCAAACTGGCGTGCGTAAGTGGATCTATCAACGCCAACAATCAGCATTGTCCTTGCGTGTTGGCTATGGCATGTTGCCAATCAATAATGAAGTGATCGTGACCGGTTTTGCTGGTGGACGCTTTGGCATGATTGCAATGGCTAACGGCGGTTTAGTTTGGGAAACCCCAGTGTCCTTTCCAAAAGGCTTCTCTGAGATCGAGCGTTTGAATGATGTGACTGCCAAGCCGAGCATGCAAGGCGATATTATTTGCGCTGTCTCCTATCAAGGCCGCATTGGTTGTGGTCAAGCCCGCACTGGCAATCTCTTGTGGTTTAAAGATTACTCGAGCTACACCGGTACTGCTCAAGGTACTGAATTAGTCTTCTCTGCCAATGAAAAATCGTATGTCACTGCTTTTGTCGCTAAGGACGGTACTCAGGCTTGGGAAAACACCCAGCTGACTTTCCGTGATGTCGGTGAGCCTTTGGCAGTGGGCAGAGTATTGCTCATGGGTGACGCGCAAGGTTATGTGCATGCATTTTCTCAGGCGAATGGCGAGATGGTCGCACGTATTCGTCACGATAGTAGTCCAATCTCAGCCGCACCTATTGCCGTGGGTGGCCTCATCTTGATTCAATCTCAGGGTGGAAAAATTGCAGCGTACAGTCCAAAATGA
- the der gene encoding ribosome biogenesis GTPase Der — protein sequence MNPVITIVGRPNVGKSTLFNRLTRSRDALVADFSGLTRDRHYGKGRIGERAFICVDTGGFEPVAKTGIVAEMAKQTKQAVAESDIVIFLVDGRLGMAPQDRVIADFLRKTGRPIILAVNKTEGMQAGVVTADFHELGLGEPFPISSTHGDGVRGLIDDALDSLGIPEPDEAELASDPNRPMKIAVVGRPNVGKSTLINKLIGEERVIAFDMPGTTRDAIEVPFERNGKPYILVDTAGLRRRGKVFEAIEKFSVVKTLQAIADCNVVILMLDAQQDISEQDAHIAGFIVEAGRALVVAVNKWDGIDSYVKERARLEIAQKLRFLDFANVHPISAKKGTGLKELFKDVDAAYAAAMAKLPTPRLTRILQEAVEHQQPKRVGMGRPKLRYAHQGGMNPPIVVIHGTSLSGVTDSYKRYLEGRFRDVFKLRGTPLRIQMNTAKNPYVDADKGKKGKKR from the coding sequence ATGAATCCAGTCATCACTATTGTCGGTCGCCCCAACGTTGGGAAGTCGACACTTTTTAATCGCTTAACGCGTTCACGTGATGCCTTAGTTGCAGACTTTTCTGGTTTAACGAGAGATCGTCACTATGGCAAAGGCCGTATTGGCGAGCGTGCATTTATTTGCGTGGATACCGGTGGTTTTGAGCCGGTTGCAAAGACCGGCATTGTTGCCGAGATGGCCAAGCAAACGAAACAAGCGGTCGCTGAATCTGACATTGTGATTTTCTTGGTAGATGGCCGCTTGGGTATGGCGCCACAAGACCGCGTGATTGCCGACTTCTTGCGTAAGACTGGTAGGCCCATCATTCTGGCGGTGAACAAAACCGAAGGTATGCAAGCAGGGGTTGTCACTGCAGACTTTCATGAGCTTGGTTTGGGTGAGCCGTTCCCGATCTCTTCTACGCATGGGGATGGTGTTCGTGGCCTGATTGACGATGCACTTGATTCATTAGGCATCCCCGAGCCAGACGAAGCAGAATTAGCGAGCGATCCAAATCGTCCGATGAAGATTGCAGTAGTAGGTCGTCCTAATGTGGGTAAGTCGACCTTGATCAATAAATTGATTGGTGAGGAGCGCGTCATTGCATTCGATATGCCAGGAACCACCCGTGATGCGATTGAAGTTCCGTTTGAGCGGAATGGCAAGCCGTATATCTTGGTGGATACGGCAGGCTTGCGTCGCCGTGGAAAAGTCTTTGAAGCGATTGAGAAGTTCTCTGTGGTTAAAACCTTGCAAGCGATTGCTGATTGCAATGTGGTGATTCTGATGCTCGATGCTCAGCAAGATATTTCTGAGCAAGACGCGCATATCGCAGGATTTATTGTGGAAGCAGGGCGTGCACTGGTTGTTGCCGTCAACAAATGGGATGGCATCGATTCATACGTCAAAGAACGTGCCCGTTTAGAGATTGCGCAAAAGTTGCGCTTTCTAGACTTTGCTAACGTCCATCCGATTTCTGCGAAAAAAGGGACTGGCTTAAAAGAGCTCTTTAAAGATGTGGATGCTGCTTATGCAGCGGCCATGGCGAAATTGCCAACCCCACGTTTGACCCGCATTCTGCAAGAGGCAGTGGAACACCAACAGCCAAAACGGGTTGGCATGGGTCGCCCTAAATTGCGTTATGCACACCAAGGGGGCATGAATCCTCCGATCGTTGTGATCCATGGAACATCATTGAGTGGCGTGACCGATAGCTATAAACGCTATCTAGAAGGTCGCTTTAGGGATGTCTTTAAGCTGCGCGGTACGCCCTTACGGATTCAGATGAATACCGCCAAAAACCCCTACGTCGATGCAGATAAAGGTAAAAAGGGCAAAAAGCGCTAG
- the hfq gene encoding RNA chaperone Hfq, with product MSNNNPNKIQLLQDPFLNALRKEHIPVSIYLVNGIKLQGNIESFDQYVVLLRNTVTQMVYKHAISTIVPARAIDFRVEEASSV from the coding sequence ATGAGTAATAACAACCCCAACAAAATCCAATTGTTGCAGGATCCGTTTCTAAATGCACTACGTAAAGAGCACATTCCTGTTTCAATCTATCTTGTGAATGGTATTAAATTGCAAGGCAATATCGAGTCATTCGATCAATACGTTGTACTACTGCGCAACACCGTAACGCAGATGGTTTATAAACATGCAATCTCCACGATCGTTCCTGCTCGTGCGATTGATTTCCGTGTAGAAGAAGCTAGCTCTGTATAA
- the hflX gene encoding GTPase HflX has product MYKTGVDAARAVLVGVDTGREDFADSMAELSLLADSAGSIPAASVIARKGRTDPALFIGSGKANELKRVMEEHDAELAIFNHPLSPTQQRNLERHIGHHVMDRTGLILDIFSQRAQSHIGKTQVELAQVRYRMSRLVRAWSHLERQRGGIGVRGGPGETQMELDRRMLATKAKRLENELEKLQRQQRTQRRARNRQDVFSVSLVGYTNAGKSTLFNALTKAGTYAADQLFATLDTTSRRVHLEGVGSIVVSDTVGFIRDLPHQLVEAFRATLDETIHADLILHVIDACSPVAREQKAEVEAVLQEIGADDIPRIEVMNKIDLMPQTFTRGAVLERDNQGFPSEVFLSAQTGLGLDLMRSALAECSQMTDKMRSEHNRAKTQLAPDEFLAPLPERPESSEFNPIPNRSYFSNDA; this is encoded by the coding sequence CTGTATAAAACTGGTGTAGATGCAGCACGCGCCGTTCTGGTTGGTGTAGATACCGGACGCGAAGATTTTGCAGACAGTATGGCTGAACTCAGCCTCTTGGCTGATAGCGCTGGTTCTATACCCGCAGCGAGTGTCATTGCGCGAAAGGGTAGAACCGATCCCGCTTTATTCATTGGTTCTGGAAAGGCGAATGAGTTAAAGCGCGTGATGGAAGAGCATGACGCTGAATTAGCTATCTTCAATCATCCTTTATCCCCGACGCAGCAGCGGAACTTAGAGCGTCATATTGGTCATCATGTGATGGATCGCACGGGTTTGATTTTGGATATCTTTAGTCAACGCGCGCAAAGCCACATCGGTAAGACCCAAGTCGAACTAGCGCAAGTGCGTTATCGCATGTCTCGCCTCGTGCGCGCTTGGAGTCACTTAGAGCGTCAGCGGGGTGGTATTGGTGTCCGCGGTGGACCGGGTGAAACCCAGATGGAGTTAGACCGCCGGATGTTGGCGACCAAAGCTAAGCGCCTTGAAAATGAATTAGAAAAACTACAGCGTCAGCAAAGAACCCAAAGAAGGGCGCGCAATCGTCAGGATGTGTTCTCCGTTTCCTTAGTGGGATATACCAATGCTGGTAAATCAACGTTGTTCAATGCGTTGACCAAGGCGGGCACTTATGCTGCTGATCAGCTCTTTGCCACCTTAGATACCACTTCTAGAAGAGTCCATTTAGAGGGGGTAGGCTCGATTGTGGTGTCAGATACCGTCGGATTTATCCGCGATTTGCCACACCAATTGGTCGAGGCCTTTAGGGCTACTTTGGATGAAACGATCCATGCCGACCTGATATTGCATGTAATTGACGCCTGCAGCCCAGTTGCTAGGGAGCAAAAAGCGGAAGTTGAGGCGGTTTTACAAGAAATCGGGGCTGACGACATCCCGCGCATTGAGGTGATGAATAAGATCGATTTAATGCCCCAAACCTTCACCCGCGGGGCGGTTTTAGAGCGGGATAACCAAGGTTTTCCGAGCGAAGTTTTCCTCTCAGCCCAAACAGGCTTAGGCCTTGATTTAATGAGGTCAGCCTTGGCGGAATGCTCCCAAATGACTGATAAAATGAGGAGTGAACACAACCGTGCTAAGACCCAGCTGGCCCCGGACGAGTTTTTAGCACCTTTACCTGAACGACCAGAGTCATCCGAATTTAATCCGATTCCTAACCGAAGCTACTTTTCTAATGATGCGTAA
- a CDS encoding tetratricopeptide repeat protein, translated as MPLDLEEQEQLDQLKAFWQKYRNLITGVVTVALFAYAAYSGYQWWRNSQALEASKLYETMVGAITKGDKDQTLRAADDLQKDYARTPYAPMSSLIAARIAADAGDHAKALDYLRWAAKNASNDGYLALAKLRLVSQLIEQGSEKDFAEADQILKDKPVAGFEALWLERRGDWYLAQKKNAEAKASYQDAWKALDQAKEFPEEARRLLKVKLDAVGGIAQ; from the coding sequence ATGCCTTTAGATCTAGAAGAACAAGAACAGTTAGACCAACTCAAAGCATTTTGGCAAAAGTATCGCAACCTGATAACGGGTGTGGTGACTGTAGCTTTATTTGCTTATGCTGCCTATAGCGGTTATCAGTGGTGGCGTAATAGCCAGGCTCTCGAAGCTTCGAAGTTATACGAGACCATGGTGGGCGCGATTACTAAGGGCGATAAAGATCAAACCTTGCGTGCTGCGGATGATTTGCAAAAAGACTATGCTCGCACCCCCTATGCACCGATGTCGAGTTTAATTGCGGCGCGCATCGCAGCGGATGCTGGTGACCATGCTAAAGCGCTAGATTATTTACGCTGGGCTGCTAAGAATGCTTCTAATGATGGCTATCTCGCTTTAGCTAAGTTGCGTTTGGTGTCGCAATTGATTGAGCAGGGCAGTGAAAAGGATTTTGCTGAAGCCGATCAAATACTCAAAGATAAGCCGGTAGCTGGTTTTGAAGCCTTATGGCTTGAGCGACGGGGTGATTGGTATTTGGCGCAGAAGAAAAATGCAGAAGCAAAAGCCAGCTATCAAGACGCTTGGAAAGCATTAGATCAAGCAAAAGAATTTCCTGAAGAGGCGCGTCGCCTCCTGAAGGTGAAGTTAGATGCTGTTGGAGGAATTGCTCAGTGA
- the rlmN gene encoding 23S rRNA (adenine(2503)-C(2))-methyltransferase RlmN, producing MAAYVAGLNEKPFRAKQLMQWIHQRGISDINDMSDLAKSFRATLLDKAEVLSLPVIKDEHAHDGTRKWLLDVGAGNAVESVFIPEDDRGTLCISSQAGCAVNCRFCSTGRQGFSRNLTSGEIIGQLWFAEHLLRNDPEAVRRIEKYPTPGWEHTGRVISNVVMMGMGEPLLNYDNVVSALRLMLDDRAYGLSRRRVTVSTSGVVPMIDRLAQDCPVALAVSLHAPNDALRDQLVPLNQKYPLRELLDACERYLPFAPRDFLTFEYCMLDGVNDSDIQAKELVRLLKNIKCKINLIPFNPFPESGLKRSSAQRVNAFASILLDAGMVATVRKTRGDDIAAACGQLAGDVVDRTRVRERAVHKTEIELTEVESDEEPAAHSNTQPIEWLKKLN from the coding sequence ATGGCAGCGTATGTCGCGGGGTTAAATGAAAAGCCCTTTCGGGCGAAGCAACTCATGCAGTGGATTCACCAACGCGGTATATCCGACATCAATGACATGAGTGATTTAGCAAAAAGCTTTAGAGCGACATTGCTCGATAAAGCCGAAGTCCTCTCGCTTCCCGTGATTAAAGATGAGCACGCGCACGATGGCACCCGTAAGTGGCTGTTAGATGTGGGTGCGGGTAATGCGGTCGAGTCTGTTTTTATTCCTGAAGATGATCGCGGCACGCTGTGCATCTCTTCTCAGGCAGGTTGTGCAGTCAACTGCCGCTTTTGCTCCACTGGACGTCAAGGCTTTTCTCGCAATCTGACTTCCGGTGAAATCATTGGCCAACTTTGGTTTGCTGAGCATCTCTTGCGCAATGATCCAGAGGCTGTGCGCAGAATTGAAAAATATCCAACCCCGGGTTGGGAACACACGGGTCGTGTGATCTCTAATGTAGTGATGATGGGTATGGGCGAGCCATTGCTGAACTATGACAATGTAGTCTCTGCACTGCGTTTAATGCTCGATGACAGAGCATATGGCTTATCGCGTCGTCGCGTTACCGTGTCGACCTCAGGCGTTGTGCCCATGATTGATCGTTTGGCACAAGATTGTCCAGTGGCATTAGCAGTGTCATTGCATGCGCCGAACGATGCCTTACGTGATCAATTGGTGCCGCTGAACCAAAAATATCCCTTACGCGAATTGCTCGATGCTTGTGAGCGTTACTTACCATTTGCGCCCAGGGATTTCCTGACCTTTGAATACTGCATGCTCGATGGTGTAAACGATTCTGACATCCAGGCAAAAGAATTGGTGCGTTTACTCAAAAATATCAAGTGCAAAATTAATCTGATTCCTTTCAATCCATTTCCAGAGTCTGGTCTCAAACGTTCCTCGGCCCAGCGCGTGAATGCCTTTGCTAGCATTCTGTTGGATGCCGGTATGGTGGCAACAGTCCGCAAGACTCGGGGTGATGACATTGCTGCCGCCTGTGGTCAGTTAGCTGGTGATGTAGTCGACCGCACACGAGTGCGCGAACGGGCTGTGCATAAGACTGAGATTGAGCTTACTGAAGTAGAGTCTGATGAAGAGCCCGCTGCGCACTCCAATACGCAGCCAATAGAATGGCTTAAAAAGTTAAATTAA
- the ispG gene encoding flavodoxin-dependent (E)-4-hydroxy-3-methylbut-2-enyl-diphosphate synthase yields MSSDSSLSPLPNLPLGPAPKRATRQASVAWKTNIITVGGDAPVRVQSMTNTDTADAVGTAIQVKELARAGSEMVRITVNTPEAAAAVPYIREQLDKMDVLVPLIGDFHYNGHTLLNDYPECAKALSKYRINPGNVGKGAKRDPQFAQMIEAACKYDKPIRIGVNWGSLDQDLLASIMDSNAALANPKTAQEVMIEALIQSALQSAEKAVELGMNPNQILLSCKVSNVQDLVAVYRDLARRSDYPLHLGLTEAGMGSKGIVSSTAAMGILLQEGIGDTIRVSLTPDPGAPRENEVIVAQEILQTMGLRNFTPMVIACPGCGRTTSTTFQELAADIQSYLRQQMPIWKKSHPGVENMNVAVMGCIVNGPGESKHANIGISLPGTGETPAAPVFVDGVKVKTLRGENIAQDFQVIVDDYVKQNYATKN; encoded by the coding sequence ATGAGTTCTGATAGTTCTTTGTCACCACTACCGAATTTACCTTTAGGTCCAGCGCCTAAACGGGCGACCCGTCAAGCAAGCGTTGCTTGGAAAACCAACATCATTACTGTCGGTGGTGATGCGCCAGTGCGCGTGCAATCGATGACCAATACGGATACTGCTGATGCAGTGGGTACAGCGATTCAGGTGAAAGAGTTAGCACGTGCTGGTTCGGAGATGGTGCGTATCACGGTGAATACTCCGGAGGCAGCAGCAGCAGTTCCTTATATTCGGGAGCAGTTGGACAAGATGGATGTCTTGGTGCCATTGATTGGTGACTTTCATTACAACGGCCATACGTTATTGAATGATTACCCAGAGTGCGCTAAAGCGCTCTCGAAGTACCGCATTAATCCAGGTAATGTGGGTAAGGGCGCAAAGCGTGACCCACAGTTTGCGCAAATGATTGAAGCAGCGTGTAAATACGATAAGCCCATTCGGATTGGTGTGAACTGGGGGAGCTTAGATCAAGACCTATTGGCTTCCATCATGGATAGCAATGCGGCCTTAGCCAACCCGAAGACAGCGCAAGAGGTGATGATTGAAGCCTTGATTCAATCTGCTTTGCAGTCTGCAGAAAAAGCCGTTGAGCTTGGCATGAACCCCAATCAAATTTTATTGTCATGCAAAGTGAGTAATGTGCAAGACTTGGTGGCGGTATATCGTGATCTTGCGCGTCGCTCTGACTACCCATTGCACTTGGGTTTAACTGAAGCCGGGATGGGCAGTAAAGGCATTGTGTCTTCAACTGCAGCAATGGGCATTTTGTTGCAAGAGGGTATTGGCGATACGATTCGGGTTTCATTAACACCTGATCCTGGTGCTCCTCGTGAAAACGAAGTGATCGTTGCACAAGAGATTTTGCAAACCATGGGCTTGCGTAATTTCACACCCATGGTGATTGCTTGTCCTGGTTGCGGTAGAACCACGAGTACGACTTTCCAAGAGTTGGCCGCCGATATTCAATCCTATTTGCGCCAACAGATGCCGATTTGGAAGAAATCTCACCCTGGCGTGGAGAATATGAATGTGGCAGTGATGGGTTGCATCGTCAATGGCCCAGGTGAGAGCAAACATGCCAATATTGGGATTTCCTTACCAGGAACAGGCGAGACGCCAGCAGCTCCGGTGTTTGTGGATGGCGTTAAAGTCAAGACCTTGCGTGGTGAAAACATTGCCCAAGATTTTCAGGTCATCGTCGACGACTATGTCAAACAAAACTACGCTACCAAGAATTAA